The Lycium barbarum isolate Lr01 chromosome 12, ASM1917538v2, whole genome shotgun sequence genome includes a region encoding these proteins:
- the LOC132623266 gene encoding calcium-transporting ATPase 2, plasma membrane-type-like isoform X1: MESYLNENFGGVKPKHSEDEMLRRWRSLCGVVKNPKRRFRFTANLSKRYEAAAMRRTNHNLMFHVLQEKLRVAVLVSKAAFQFISGVQVSDYTVPDEVTKAGFQIDAEELGSIVEGHDLKKVKFHGGADGIANKLATSSTDGLSTRDYSALNRRQKIFGVNKFQESEARSFWLFVWEALQDMTLMILGACAFVSLLVGIAMEGWSDGAHDGLGIVASILLVVFITATGDYRQSLQFRDLDKEKKKISIQVTRNGYRQKMSIYDLVPGDIVHLAIGDQVPADGLFLSGFSVLIDESSLTGESEPVMVTAQNPFLLSGTKVQDGSCKMLVTTVGMRTQWGKLLATLSEGGDDETPLQVKLNGVATIIGKIGLFFAVVTFAVLVQKMYSRKLTEGSHWSWSAGEARELLEYFAIAVTIVVVAVPEGLPLAVTLSLAFAMKKMMNDKALVRHLAACETMGSATTICSDKTGTLTTNRMTVVKTCFCMNVKDVNKPSDASSLCSEIPDSVLKTLLQSIFNNTGGEVVATKHGKPDILGTPTETAILQFGLALGGNFQAERQVGKLIKVEPFNSTKKRMGVVLELPEGGLRAHTKGASEIVLAACDKVINSSGEVVPLDETSTNHLKTTIDQFASEALRTLCLAYMELEKEFSPNADIPVSGYTCIGIVGIKDPVRPGVKESVALCRSAGVTVRMVTGDNINTATAIAKECGILTDAGIAIEGPVFREKSQEEMLNLIPKIQVMARSSPLDKHTLVKQLRTTFNEVVAVTGDGTNDAPALHEADIGLAMGIAGTEVAKESADVIILDDNFSTIVTVAKWGRSVYINIQKFVQFQLTVNIVALVVNFLSACFTGTAPLTAVQLLWVNMIMDTLGALALATEPPHDGLMERAPVGRSGNFISNVMWRNILGQSLYQFLVIWFLQSNGMALFRLNGPDATLTLNTIIFNTFVFCQLFNEVNSREMEKVEVWEGMLDNYVFVTVLSVTLVFQIIIIEYLGTFASTTPISFGQWFISVFFGFLSMPVAIGLKRFEV; this comes from the exons ATGGAGAGCTATTTGAATGAGAATTTTGGAGGAGTGAAGCCGAAGCACTCCGAGGATGAGATGCTACGGCGATGGAGGAGCCTTTGTGGTGTAGTCAAGAATCCAAAACGTCGATTTCGTTTCACTGCAAATCTATCTAAGCGATATGAGGCTGCTGCCATGCGCCGTACCAATCAT AACCTTATGTTTCATGTGTTACAGGAGAAACTAAGGGTAGCAGTTTTGGTTTCCAAGGCTGCATTTCAGTTCATATCAG GTGTGCAAGTAAGTGACTACACCGTCCCTGATGAAGTTACAAAAGCTGGTTTTCAAATTGATGCGGAAGAGCTAGGATCCATAGTTGAAGGCCATGATCTGAAAAAGGTGAAATTTCATGGTGGAGCGGATGGTATTGCAAATAAACTGGCTACTTCAAGTACCGATGGGCTATCTACGCGTGATTATAGTGCTCTAAACCGCAGACAAAAGATTTTTGGAGTTAACAAATTCCAAGAAAGTGAAGCTCGGAGCTTTTGGTTGTTTGTTTGGGAAGCCCTTCAAGACATGACCCTCATGATCCTTGGTGCGTGTGCATTTGTTTCTCTACTTGTTGGCATTGCAATGGAGGGATGGTCAGATGGGGCTCATGATGGTCTTGGAATAGTAGCTAGTATTTTGTTGGTGGTCTTTATTACTGCAACAGGTGATTATCGTCAATCTTTGCAGTTCAGAGACTTGgataaagagaaaaagaaaatttccaTCCAAGTTACTAGGAATGGATACAGACAAAAGATGTCTATATATGATCTAGTTCCAGGTGATATTGTTCATCTCGCAATAGGAGATCAAGTCCCTGCAGATGGACTTTTTCTTTCAGGATTTTCTGTTTTAATTGATGAGTCCAGTTTGACTGGAGAAAGTGAGCCAGTGATGGTCACTGCTCAGAATCCTTTTCTTCTTTCTGGCACCAAGGTCCAAGACGGGTCTTGTAAGATGTTGGTAACGACAGTAGGGATGAGGACTCAGTGGGGAAAACTGTTAGCAACTCTCAGTGAAGGTGGAGATGATGAAACTCCATTACAAGTCAAACTGAATGGAGTGGCAACAATCATCGGGAAAATAGGCCTTTTCTTTGCTGTTGTGACTTTTGCAGTACTTGTGCAGAAAATGTATAGTCGTAAACTGACAGAGGGATCCCACTGGAGCTGGTCTGCAGGAGAGGCTAGAGAATTATTGGAATACTTTGCAATTGCAGTTACAATTGTAGTGGTTGCAGTTCCCGAAGGACTTCCCCTCGCTGTGACATTGAGCCTTGCTTTTGCCATGAAAAAGATGATGAATGATAAGGCACTTGTCCGACATTTAGCAGCTTGTGAGACAATGGGCTCTGCTACAACTATTTGTAGTGACAAAACTGGCACGCTAACAACCAACCGCATGACTGTAGTGAAAACATGCTTCTGTATGAATGTCAAGGATGTGAATAAGCCGAGTGATGCATCCTCCCTTTGTTCTGAAATCCCGGATTCTGTACTAAAAACATTACTTCAGTCAATTTTTAACAATACTGGAGGAGAGGTTGTAGCTACCAAGCACGGGAAACCTGACATATTGGGAACACCAACTGAGACTGCTATATTGCAATTTGGTTTAGCACTTGGTGGAAATTTTCAGGCAGAACGACAAGTTGGGAAACTCATAAAAGTTGAGCCATTTAACTCTACTAAGAAGCGCATGGGTGTGGTGCTGGAGCTTCCTGAAGGAGGTTTAAGGGCTCATACAAAAGGTGCTTCCGAAATAGTTTTAGCTGCCTGTGACAAGGTAATTAATTCAAGTGGAGAGGTTGTTCCCTTGGATGAAACATCCACTAACCATCTGAAGACCACAATTGATCAGTTCGCCAGTGAAGCTCTTCGCACCTTGTGTCTTGCATATATGGAGCTGGAAAAAGAATTTTCCCCTAATGCTGATATTCCAGTTTCTGGGTACACTTGCATAGGTATTGTAGGTATAAAGGATCCTGTTCGTCCTGGAGTCAAGGAATCTGTAGCGCTCTGTCGTTCAGCTGGTGTCACTGTTCGAATGGTTACTGGAGATAACATCAATACAGCAACAGCCATAGCTAAGGAATGTGGTATACTGACTGATGCTGGTATTGCCATTGAAGGTCCAGTTTTCCGAGAGAAGAGTCAAGAGGAAATGCTAAACCTAATTCCCAAAATTCAG GTGATGGCTAGGTCTTCACCACTAGACAAGCACACGTTAGTCAAGCAATTGCGTACCACATTTAATGAAGTGGTAGCAGTAACTGGTGATGGAACTAATGATGCTCCTGCACTACATGAAGCAGATATCGGACTTGCTATGGGCATTGCTGGAACTGAG GTTGCCAAAGAGAGTGCTGATGTCATCATACTGGATGacaatttctccacaattgtgACAGTAGCCAAATGGGGACGTTCAGTCTATATAAACATTCAGAAATTCGTTCAGTTTCAGCTGACTGTTAATATTGTTGCATTGGTTGTCAACTTCTTGTCAGCTTGTTTCACTG GGACTGCTCCACTTACTGCTGTTCAACTCCTGTGGGTTAACATGATCATGGATACTTTGGGAGCCCTTGCCCTTGCAACAGAGCCTCCTCATGATGGACTAATGGAAAGAGCCCCGGTGGGCAGGTCAGGAAATTTTATAAGTAATGTGATGTGGCGGAATATCTTGGGACAATCCTTATATCAGTTCCTAGTAATATGGTTTCTTCAGTCAAATGGAATGGCATTATTTCGCCTAAATGGCCCTGATGCTACACTAACGCTCAATACAATAATCTTCAACACATTTGTATTTTGCCAG CTCTTCAATGAAGTGAACTCCCGAGAGATGGAAAAAGTTGAGGTTTGGGAAGGAATGCTTGATAATTATGTATTTGTTACAGTTCTCAGCGTAACACTTGTGTTCCAAATCATAATTATAGAATATCTGGGGACATTTGCAAGCACAACACCAATCTCATTCGGCCAATGGTTCATTAGTGTATTTTTCGGATTCTTGAGCATGCCTGTTGCAATAGGCTTAAAAAGGTTTGAGGTATGA
- the LOC132623266 gene encoding calcium-transporting ATPase 2, plasma membrane-type-like isoform X2: MESYLNENFGGVKPKHSEDEMLRRWRSLCGVVKNPKRRFRFTANLSKRYEAAAMRRTNHEKLRVAVLVSKAAFQFISGVQVSDYTVPDEVTKAGFQIDAEELGSIVEGHDLKKVKFHGGADGIANKLATSSTDGLSTRDYSALNRRQKIFGVNKFQESEARSFWLFVWEALQDMTLMILGACAFVSLLVGIAMEGWSDGAHDGLGIVASILLVVFITATGDYRQSLQFRDLDKEKKKISIQVTRNGYRQKMSIYDLVPGDIVHLAIGDQVPADGLFLSGFSVLIDESSLTGESEPVMVTAQNPFLLSGTKVQDGSCKMLVTTVGMRTQWGKLLATLSEGGDDETPLQVKLNGVATIIGKIGLFFAVVTFAVLVQKMYSRKLTEGSHWSWSAGEARELLEYFAIAVTIVVVAVPEGLPLAVTLSLAFAMKKMMNDKALVRHLAACETMGSATTICSDKTGTLTTNRMTVVKTCFCMNVKDVNKPSDASSLCSEIPDSVLKTLLQSIFNNTGGEVVATKHGKPDILGTPTETAILQFGLALGGNFQAERQVGKLIKVEPFNSTKKRMGVVLELPEGGLRAHTKGASEIVLAACDKVINSSGEVVPLDETSTNHLKTTIDQFASEALRTLCLAYMELEKEFSPNADIPVSGYTCIGIVGIKDPVRPGVKESVALCRSAGVTVRMVTGDNINTATAIAKECGILTDAGIAIEGPVFREKSQEEMLNLIPKIQVMARSSPLDKHTLVKQLRTTFNEVVAVTGDGTNDAPALHEADIGLAMGIAGTEVAKESADVIILDDNFSTIVTVAKWGRSVYINIQKFVQFQLTVNIVALVVNFLSACFTGTAPLTAVQLLWVNMIMDTLGALALATEPPHDGLMERAPVGRSGNFISNVMWRNILGQSLYQFLVIWFLQSNGMALFRLNGPDATLTLNTIIFNTFVFCQLFNEVNSREMEKVEVWEGMLDNYVFVTVLSVTLVFQIIIIEYLGTFASTTPISFGQWFISVFFGFLSMPVAIGLKRFEV; encoded by the exons ATGGAGAGCTATTTGAATGAGAATTTTGGAGGAGTGAAGCCGAAGCACTCCGAGGATGAGATGCTACGGCGATGGAGGAGCCTTTGTGGTGTAGTCAAGAATCCAAAACGTCGATTTCGTTTCACTGCAAATCTATCTAAGCGATATGAGGCTGCTGCCATGCGCCGTACCAATCAT GAGAAACTAAGGGTAGCAGTTTTGGTTTCCAAGGCTGCATTTCAGTTCATATCAG GTGTGCAAGTAAGTGACTACACCGTCCCTGATGAAGTTACAAAAGCTGGTTTTCAAATTGATGCGGAAGAGCTAGGATCCATAGTTGAAGGCCATGATCTGAAAAAGGTGAAATTTCATGGTGGAGCGGATGGTATTGCAAATAAACTGGCTACTTCAAGTACCGATGGGCTATCTACGCGTGATTATAGTGCTCTAAACCGCAGACAAAAGATTTTTGGAGTTAACAAATTCCAAGAAAGTGAAGCTCGGAGCTTTTGGTTGTTTGTTTGGGAAGCCCTTCAAGACATGACCCTCATGATCCTTGGTGCGTGTGCATTTGTTTCTCTACTTGTTGGCATTGCAATGGAGGGATGGTCAGATGGGGCTCATGATGGTCTTGGAATAGTAGCTAGTATTTTGTTGGTGGTCTTTATTACTGCAACAGGTGATTATCGTCAATCTTTGCAGTTCAGAGACTTGgataaagagaaaaagaaaatttccaTCCAAGTTACTAGGAATGGATACAGACAAAAGATGTCTATATATGATCTAGTTCCAGGTGATATTGTTCATCTCGCAATAGGAGATCAAGTCCCTGCAGATGGACTTTTTCTTTCAGGATTTTCTGTTTTAATTGATGAGTCCAGTTTGACTGGAGAAAGTGAGCCAGTGATGGTCACTGCTCAGAATCCTTTTCTTCTTTCTGGCACCAAGGTCCAAGACGGGTCTTGTAAGATGTTGGTAACGACAGTAGGGATGAGGACTCAGTGGGGAAAACTGTTAGCAACTCTCAGTGAAGGTGGAGATGATGAAACTCCATTACAAGTCAAACTGAATGGAGTGGCAACAATCATCGGGAAAATAGGCCTTTTCTTTGCTGTTGTGACTTTTGCAGTACTTGTGCAGAAAATGTATAGTCGTAAACTGACAGAGGGATCCCACTGGAGCTGGTCTGCAGGAGAGGCTAGAGAATTATTGGAATACTTTGCAATTGCAGTTACAATTGTAGTGGTTGCAGTTCCCGAAGGACTTCCCCTCGCTGTGACATTGAGCCTTGCTTTTGCCATGAAAAAGATGATGAATGATAAGGCACTTGTCCGACATTTAGCAGCTTGTGAGACAATGGGCTCTGCTACAACTATTTGTAGTGACAAAACTGGCACGCTAACAACCAACCGCATGACTGTAGTGAAAACATGCTTCTGTATGAATGTCAAGGATGTGAATAAGCCGAGTGATGCATCCTCCCTTTGTTCTGAAATCCCGGATTCTGTACTAAAAACATTACTTCAGTCAATTTTTAACAATACTGGAGGAGAGGTTGTAGCTACCAAGCACGGGAAACCTGACATATTGGGAACACCAACTGAGACTGCTATATTGCAATTTGGTTTAGCACTTGGTGGAAATTTTCAGGCAGAACGACAAGTTGGGAAACTCATAAAAGTTGAGCCATTTAACTCTACTAAGAAGCGCATGGGTGTGGTGCTGGAGCTTCCTGAAGGAGGTTTAAGGGCTCATACAAAAGGTGCTTCCGAAATAGTTTTAGCTGCCTGTGACAAGGTAATTAATTCAAGTGGAGAGGTTGTTCCCTTGGATGAAACATCCACTAACCATCTGAAGACCACAATTGATCAGTTCGCCAGTGAAGCTCTTCGCACCTTGTGTCTTGCATATATGGAGCTGGAAAAAGAATTTTCCCCTAATGCTGATATTCCAGTTTCTGGGTACACTTGCATAGGTATTGTAGGTATAAAGGATCCTGTTCGTCCTGGAGTCAAGGAATCTGTAGCGCTCTGTCGTTCAGCTGGTGTCACTGTTCGAATGGTTACTGGAGATAACATCAATACAGCAACAGCCATAGCTAAGGAATGTGGTATACTGACTGATGCTGGTATTGCCATTGAAGGTCCAGTTTTCCGAGAGAAGAGTCAAGAGGAAATGCTAAACCTAATTCCCAAAATTCAG GTGATGGCTAGGTCTTCACCACTAGACAAGCACACGTTAGTCAAGCAATTGCGTACCACATTTAATGAAGTGGTAGCAGTAACTGGTGATGGAACTAATGATGCTCCTGCACTACATGAAGCAGATATCGGACTTGCTATGGGCATTGCTGGAACTGAG GTTGCCAAAGAGAGTGCTGATGTCATCATACTGGATGacaatttctccacaattgtgACAGTAGCCAAATGGGGACGTTCAGTCTATATAAACATTCAGAAATTCGTTCAGTTTCAGCTGACTGTTAATATTGTTGCATTGGTTGTCAACTTCTTGTCAGCTTGTTTCACTG GGACTGCTCCACTTACTGCTGTTCAACTCCTGTGGGTTAACATGATCATGGATACTTTGGGAGCCCTTGCCCTTGCAACAGAGCCTCCTCATGATGGACTAATGGAAAGAGCCCCGGTGGGCAGGTCAGGAAATTTTATAAGTAATGTGATGTGGCGGAATATCTTGGGACAATCCTTATATCAGTTCCTAGTAATATGGTTTCTTCAGTCAAATGGAATGGCATTATTTCGCCTAAATGGCCCTGATGCTACACTAACGCTCAATACAATAATCTTCAACACATTTGTATTTTGCCAG CTCTTCAATGAAGTGAACTCCCGAGAGATGGAAAAAGTTGAGGTTTGGGAAGGAATGCTTGATAATTATGTATTTGTTACAGTTCTCAGCGTAACACTTGTGTTCCAAATCATAATTATAGAATATCTGGGGACATTTGCAAGCACAACACCAATCTCATTCGGCCAATGGTTCATTAGTGTATTTTTCGGATTCTTGAGCATGCCTGTTGCAATAGGCTTAAAAAGGTTTGAGGTATGA
- the LOC132622861 gene encoding cell wall / vacuolar inhibitor of fructosidase 1-like translates to MMKNLVCLTLFVTLVVQTSADKNLVQNTCKNTPNEKLCLKTLLADPRSPSADVSTLALIIVDAIKVKAAQAATSISKLRHSNPPAAWIVPLKNCAFNYKVVLEAGVPEATEALTKGNPKFAEDAVVGSYGDADQCEKNFGDSKSPTTALNTVVRDLCDVARAIIRTLL, encoded by the exons ATGATGAAGAATTTAGTTTGTCTTACTTTGTTTGTGACCTTAGTAGTGCAAACAAGTGCCGATAAGAATCTAGTACAAAACACTTGTAAGAACACACCCAACGAAAAGTTGTGCCTCAAAACCTTACTGGCTGACCCACGCAGTCCCAGTGCGGATGTATCTACACTGGCGCTGATAATTGTGGATGCCATCAAAGTTAAGGCAGCGCAGGCGGCAACCTCCATTTCCAAGTTACGACATTCTAATCCTCCGGCAGCCTGGATTGTCCCTTTGAAGAATTGTGCATTCAACTACAAG GTCGTTCTAGAGGCGGGTGTGCCAGAAGCAACTGAAGCTTTGACTAAAGGGAACCCAAAGTTTGCAGAAGATGCAGTAGTTGGATCTTATGGTGATGCAGATCAATGTGAGAAAAATTTCGGTGATAGTAAGTCACCTACCACTGCTCTAAACACAGTCGTGCGTGATCTTTGTGATGTGGCCAGAGCTATTATCAGAACTTTACTATAA